From the Cryptomeria japonica chromosome 2, Sugi_1.0, whole genome shotgun sequence genome, one window contains:
- the LOC131032215 gene encoding ethylene-responsive transcription factor ERF017: MVKTSPKQKPPNSLQKKSPEFKGVRRRKWGKWVSEVRMPKSRARIWLGSYDTPQQAARAYDCAVYCLRGSQAKFNFPDSLPEIPSASSLSRAQIQAVAAKFAREEIRQAPDKCSAFSGPESVCFTGSLTVLEEQEWMKLFESLLQDIERNPSLKFEDFPVIQNGDFLPVEEEQGWNTNLKVTSSDEM, from the coding sequence ATGGTTAAAACCTCGCCAAAGCAGAAGCCCCCAAACAGCTTACAGAAGAAATCACCAGAGTTCAAGGGAGTACGCCGGAGAAAATGGGGGAAATGGGTTTCAGAAGTGAGAATGCCCAAATCCCGAGCCAGAATTTGGTTGGGATCTTATGATACCCCTCAACAGGCCGCTAGGGCTTACGACTGTGCTGTTTACTGCCTCAGAGGATCCCAAGCCAAGTTTAATTTTCCCGACTCTCTACCGGAAATTCCATCTGCCTCGTCACTATCTCGCGCACAAATTCAAGCTGTTGCGGCCAAGTTCGCAAGGGAAGAAATTCGGCAGGCGCCGGATAAGTGCTCTGCATTTTCTGGTCCCGAATCGGTGTGTTTTACGGGCAGCCTCACGGTTTTGGAGGAGCAGGAGTGGATGAAGTTGTTTGAGTCCCTTCTTCAGGATATTGAGAGAAACCCGTCCCTAAAGTTTGAGGATTTCCCTGTGATACAGAATGGTGATTTTCTTCCGGTAGAGGAAGAACAGGGGTGGAACACAAATTTGAAAGTCACGTCAAGTGACGAAATGTGA